A section of the Engraulis encrasicolus isolate BLACKSEA-1 chromosome 8, IST_EnEncr_1.0, whole genome shotgun sequence genome encodes:
- the LOC134454438 gene encoding tetraspanin-8-like isoform X1, which yields MSCLYIRESLNCNHCTSTLHCCKMAKGSSVLRNIFAFFNLLFALAGVAVIILAIVLHVQISNVQEFENLSGVVVLYVIGFITLAISFLGAYGGFRQVKWMLVTFLVLMCIGFLIMLRLSVVLAIGQNKVGDYMQEGLSRPGLLPLDKTSDDLQEFMNTIQQNYHCCGLFKGYEDWGEHVPSSCDCTSEEDPTPNDVCVAMPKNIYETLLLQRERSNRMVYSQACGPLGVALIMKVYVVVMGIFFGLTALTGLAVVLSSILIAQINRSRASGAVTGVVLPPTLMFSTPGQMKYNQLVNEPYH from the exons ATGTCATGTTTATATATCCGTGAGTCTCTGAACTGCAACCATTGCACAAGCACTCTACACTGTTGCAAAATGGCGAAAGGAAGTTCTGTACTCAGAAATATCTTCGCCTTCTTTAACTTGCTTTTTGCG CTTGCAGGTGTTGCTGTTATCATCTTGGCGATTGTTCTCCATGTCCAGATTTCTAACGTGCAGGAG TTTGAAAATCTCAGTGGAGTCGTCGTCTTGTACGTGATTGGCTTCATCACTTTGGCCATCTCGTTCTTGGGAGCTTACGGGGGATTCAGACAAGTCAAATGGATGCTGGTTACG TTCCTGGTGCTGATGTGCATTGGCTTCCTGATCATGCTTCGCCTGTCTGTTGTCCTTGCCATCGGCCAAAATAag GTTGGCGACTATATGCAGGAAGGACTAAGCCGACCCGGGTTGCTACCATTGGATAAAACCTCAGATGACCTACAGGAATTCATGAATACAATTCAGCAAAAT TACCACTGCTGCGGTCTCTTCAAAGGATATGAGGACTGGGGTGAGCATGTGCCTTCATCCTGTGACTGCACCTCAGAGGAGGACCCTACACCCAACGATGTCTGCGTAGCCATGCCAAAGAATATCTATGAG ACTCTGCTTCTCCAGCGTGAGAGATCCAATCGCATGGTGTATAGCCAG GCATGCGGTCCCCTTGGCGTGGCTCTGATCATGAAAGTCTACGTTGTTGTGATGGGAATCTTCTTTGGGCTGACTGCTCTGACT GGTTTGGCCGTGGTGTTATCTAGCATTCTGATTGCCCAGATCAACAGGAGTCGGGCCTCTGGAGCTGTAACTGGAGTGGTGCTCCCACCTACTCTGATGTTCAGCACACCGGGTCAGATGAAATACAACCAGCTGGTCAACGAGCCGTACCACTAG
- the LOC134454438 gene encoding tetraspanin-8-like isoform X2: protein MSCLYIRESLNCNHCTSTLHCCKMAKGSSVLRNIFAFFNLLFALAGVAVIILAIVLHVQISNVQEFENLSGVVVLYVIGFITLAISFLGAYGGFRQVKWMLVTVGDYMQEGLSRPGLLPLDKTSDDLQEFMNTIQQNYHCCGLFKGYEDWGEHVPSSCDCTSEEDPTPNDVCVAMPKNIYETLLLQRERSNRMVYSQACGPLGVALIMKVYVVVMGIFFGLTALTGLAVVLSSILIAQINRSRASGAVTGVVLPPTLMFSTPGQMKYNQLVNEPYH, encoded by the exons ATGTCATGTTTATATATCCGTGAGTCTCTGAACTGCAACCATTGCACAAGCACTCTACACTGTTGCAAAATGGCGAAAGGAAGTTCTGTACTCAGAAATATCTTCGCCTTCTTTAACTTGCTTTTTGCG CTTGCAGGTGTTGCTGTTATCATCTTGGCGATTGTTCTCCATGTCCAGATTTCTAACGTGCAGGAG TTTGAAAATCTCAGTGGAGTCGTCGTCTTGTACGTGATTGGCTTCATCACTTTGGCCATCTCGTTCTTGGGAGCTTACGGGGGATTCAGACAAGTCAAATGGATGCTGGTTACG GTTGGCGACTATATGCAGGAAGGACTAAGCCGACCCGGGTTGCTACCATTGGATAAAACCTCAGATGACCTACAGGAATTCATGAATACAATTCAGCAAAAT TACCACTGCTGCGGTCTCTTCAAAGGATATGAGGACTGGGGTGAGCATGTGCCTTCATCCTGTGACTGCACCTCAGAGGAGGACCCTACACCCAACGATGTCTGCGTAGCCATGCCAAAGAATATCTATGAG ACTCTGCTTCTCCAGCGTGAGAGATCCAATCGCATGGTGTATAGCCAG GCATGCGGTCCCCTTGGCGTGGCTCTGATCATGAAAGTCTACGTTGTTGTGATGGGAATCTTCTTTGGGCTGACTGCTCTGACT GGTTTGGCCGTGGTGTTATCTAGCATTCTGATTGCCCAGATCAACAGGAGTCGGGCCTCTGGAGCTGTAACTGGAGTGGTGCTCCCACCTACTCTGATGTTCAGCACACCGGGTCAGATGAAATACAACCAGCTGGTCAACGAGCCGTACCACTAG